Within Sorghum bicolor cultivar BTx623 chromosome 2, Sorghum_bicolor_NCBIv3, whole genome shotgun sequence, the genomic segment GTCAAATTAGATTTGATCATGGTGTTATAGATGAATACCTATTCCTTGACATGCCCAACGAATTCCGGTTGCCTAATGGACTAATGCTGCTGGAGCAtacaaaagttgttcaaaagTGTGTTTATGAACACCAACATGTTACACATGAGGGGCATTTGAGAATCATATTCACACCAGAATTGAAGGTTAGTTGCTTGGTGTAGTAGTTCGCACATGTGAGTGCAATTTTTGTAACCTGTCCATGTTACGTGTAAGGGTCAATATCAATTCTTATGTACCGTTGACTCAGATCATGTCATGGGAGTTCTGTTCACGACGACATGAGGAGTATATCACTCGCCGGGTTCTGGCACCACAGGTGGATTTCTTATACTAGCACAGTGTTCCACTTTAACTTGGCTACAGAATTTTTAATTGTAACTTGCCCTTGCCTAGTTACATAGTAATACAGTTATTTCTTGGCAACCTAGGTCTTAGGTAATTAATTATACATGATGCGGCATAAGTCTAGTTACTTAGGACAACTTGTATAAATGGATGAAAATGCCTCTTTCTTGTCACGACCAGACTTCTTCCACAACTATTTAGATTTTTCTTCATTCTTCATTGATGTACTGAAGGTCAGAACTGCTTCAAGATACCCCAGCGAGGATCAAACCCATTTTCATTACATCTTAATGTAAATCTGTACTCTTTAAGGCATTCCCTAAGTGTGTGTTCATGTTTTACAAGTGTGACCAATGATATCTTATACTGCACACATGGTTCTGCTTTTCAGGTCAATAATTTGTTACAGGTTGCCCAGAAATACCAAGCGGCTGCCAGTGAAAGTGGTCCTGCTGGGGTTTCAAACAATGATGCACAAGCCATTTGCAACATGTTAGTGAAGAAACTACACCTTGAGTGCTGTAATATCCATTACATAGAGATCTTTTGCCATGATAAATAGAAAATCCTGTATCTCAGAGCAATCTTATTTTTTATTGTGCTAATGCAAAGGCATCATTTTGTTTTCTGCTGTTAGGTTTGTGACTGCATCACGGCAACTAGTGAAGAATCTGGAGCAGCACACCTTGAATGAACATGGTCTTTCTAAACGATATGTTCGCTGCCTGCAGGTAATTACAGTCTTTTACCATTGCATTGTATACTTTTCAATGTTGCCCCACAAATTCTGCTTGGATTTTAGTACATTATATCATTATATCTGCATGTGCATCCTATGGTTTCCATACATTCATACACATCAAGCACACTGATAGTTATCTGTCCTTGTCAGATATCAGAGGTGGTGAATCACATGAAGGACTTGATTGAGTTCACCAACAAAAATAATCTTGGTCCTATAGGTATGTTCATGCACATTTACCTATCACTGTCTTCAGTTTTCACCTAGTTGTCAATTGTTAGTTGTCTGTGACTCTGTCAACAAATTCTCCTAAAGTAACTAAtattttcccactgtttccaaaaAGATGGTAGGACATATTAAAATAATATGCCTCAGGAAAGTTGATTGCTAGTTCAAGTTTTGTTGTACAAACGAAACTTGTAGCACTAGAAACGGGAGTTCTCCATACAGGAAGGAACCCAGCTGACACTATGTGATTACATGTCAAAGTCAGTTATTGATGTATGTCTGTGCTGTGGATTTATCAAaagaaattgaaaaaaaaagtctTCACAAGCCTCTGGGTAAAAACTTAAATCCTTCAGTCATATGCCACTGTCAAGTGACTATGGGGGTCCCAGTTGTCAGACACATCGATGGCATATAAAGAAATCAGATATGATTGTGTTGTTTCATTTGTTTTTCCTTCTGAGAACAGCAAAATATTGGATTATATGATATGGACAGTGGCAAAAGCAAtagattttataataatattcTGATATAGGCCACACTTCCTGCTTGCCTCATCAACCTTTTGGTGTCTTTTTAATGTGCACTGTATTCATATGCAGAGGGCCTGaagaattatccaaaaccaaatgtACCGAAGCTTCCAGGACAGAATTTGCATGAGGCAAAACAAATAACGGCTGCTGCTGGTCTTCCCAATGACCAGAACAACACCAAAGTTATGGGTGTCAAACAAGAAATAAGCGCTCATGTGGACAACGGAACTTCTGTTGCTGGAGCCATTGGTAATAGTACTCCACAGAATGCTGCAACACTAAACAGTTACCAGAGTTTACTCAGAAGCTCCAGTGCAAATCAGAGTCTTCTTCAGCAGGAGGCATCCAGTGTCTTCAAAGGTCCTGCTGCAATGCACAATGGCATCCAACTGGAAGCATCTAGATCCTTCCGTGGACCTAACCAAGTGCAGCTAGCACAATTCCAACATTCTGGGTCATTCCAGCACCCAATGCCTCAGCACAACAATCTCCAGATCTTGGGAGTGCAAAATAATCACCAGGGCTTGGGTGCGAGCCCACAGTATCAGCAGCATGTTTTAAATCAGCTGCTTCAAGAAGTTAAGAACACTAACGGCCGCACATTGCCACAGCAACCACCTCCAGATACCCCTAATGCAAACAGTGGTATCACATCAGgaggtgctaacaccaacagtGCTGCTACCGGAGAGCAGGCACAGCGCATCAATAGCAGCGCCGAAAAGGGTGCAGCTACGGTCGGTACCGGGCCTAGTAATGTGATCAACAACAGCACAGCCAGCATTGTCCCCAGCAGAAGTAACAGTTTCAAGTCAGTAAGCAGCAatccagctgctgctgccgccgcctccGCTGCTGGAGGCAATGCCGCGACTTCGAAGGCTGAGCCCTTCCACGAATTTGATGACTTCGAGCAACTCCTCACTAATGAATTGGTGGGAAACGAGTTCTTATGGGACAATTGACAGAGTACAAAGACACCGTACTGCTCAGACTTCAGTGTAAGCGTTGAGAAACAGCCTTCTTGGCTGCTAGTATGGAAACTAGCGTGTGGCGATGGAAAGTTGCCCAGGATTCTAGTTTCTGTTTCATTTCTCTTTTCGTAGGCTTTGTATTGTATTGCCCTTCGGGACAGTTAACTGATGTAACATGAGATGTGTGAGATAGGAGTTGCATTTGGCTTGTAAATGTGGGAGCAGTAACCGAGTTACTAGAACATATATATTTGCTGCGGGCCGCCTCTGTTTTGTCAAATTATCTCAGATTCATGTTGCGACTATTCCCACGCTGAATTTTGACAGCGTGGAGGCAGTAAAAGGTGATTGATGCCACGCTTCATTGAAGCAAACTTTCTCGTGATACCATGAAAGCGTAAAATAATTGGCTAATCACGTTACGCACTAGTTTGCATTGGCGGGATCGGCAAGAATATGTAGTAGTACAAAAGGTTATTACTTAGGAGTACAACACAAAGGTAAACATACTATCCTGGAGATTACAATCAAGTTTCCATGGCTGTTACGCCGATCCGTTCCGCTAATCAAGGTGACGATCTAGTCCTGGGCACCATTATTGCCGGATGGGCGCATACGTCCTGTACCGCAAAGCAGGCACGCTACCTGTCTAACATCAAGGTCGATCAAATCTTCTTCATTGTAATCCGGTTTAGACAGTTATGCCTCATGTTGGAATTCTTTGTCATGCCCGATGACAATCATATAGTCAATTGATGTGTGTATCCCTTAACTTGACCAGTCAAGTGAAGCAATCGTCTGATTAAGGCACAAGTCACCGTCGTTTTCCTACTTCCCAACTTCACTGCCCTTTGAACCAGCTGGAGCCGCAGCACTTTTCTCAAGAGTCTTTATTGTGGCATTTTCAGCTCCAAATGGCTCAGACTGTCTCTTGCGCCTGGGTCTCCTCGATGTCATCTTGATGGCATCATCTTTTTGCGGTGCCTTTTCTTTTGTTGAACCGCTGTTGGATTCTGAATCCGCGTCAGGAAGCAAAGCTCGGGAACTTAACCGTAGTTGACCTTTATCATTTATCTGGCTCAGATGATCAAAGAAACATAATTCAGAGAAGGGCATCATATCATGTGGTTGGATAATTTACCATATAGCGTTTTGGAGGTGGCAATTATAGAAATAGCAGTTTTCACTATAAATGCCTTGAGGACAAATGCATGTTGAACTTAAAAATAGCTACCAACCTCAATAAGCTTGACGTCTATGCGATCTCCAACTTTAAAAGCCTGCAACAAATGCAGTGGATTGGATTACTTAAACAAGGGGTAGAAATCTAAGCAAATGAAACAAATTCATAATATTTTCTCACATCCTCAGCCTTGGCCAACCAGCCTGAACTTAACTCGCTGATATGACATAAACCCTGCATATTGAGTTACAAGCAATGGGTTATGGCAGAAAATAATATCAAAATTAAACTGGACGGTATTTTTCATGAGAACTTCCTTTTCTATTGCACAGATGCCCAACAAGGCCATGCAATTTTGTCACTAAGAAGTGCTTCTTTTCTCTGAATTATACACAGGTGATGAATATGTGAAACAACTAGAGTAAATTTTAGTATCTGCTCACCTCACGCCCTGGAGCAATTTCAACAAAAGCACCATATGGAGCTATTGACTTGATCTCACAATTCCTGGTAAATGAGTTCCCAAGAAAAGGATATTGATTAGATACCCAAAAGATTGGTTACAAGAAAGCAAGCAGGGTAATTAATTAAACAAGAAAGAAGAGATAATATACTTTGAGAAGAATAGTCTACAAAACATCCATGGGGATAAAAGTTGATACCTGTATATTTCTCCGACTTTTGGAACCATGGTAAGGTTAGCTATTATAGTTTTTGACTTCTCTAAGCTTGATAGGTCTCTTGCAGTAATTTTTACCTGCAAAAGGCATTTGTCAATAGTACTTTAGTAAGGCTAAATGGCAAGTATCACCAAGTTCTCCGTACCGTGCCATCGTCTCCAGTATCAATAGCATCTACTCCAGTCTCCTCAATTATGCTTTTTATTGTCTTTCCACCAGAACCAATTATTAAATTCACCTTGTTAGGTTTGACCTTGAAGAACATTGTAACAAAACATGTTAGAAAGATATAGTtgcaagaaaacatatataCCATATACACATCATGAACATAGTACCAACCTTCATAACATGAATTAAGGGAGCATACGGAGATAGTGCttttgatggtggaggtgaagaTTTTGACATTTCATCTGAGGAGAAGCAAAATGTAACATCAGATCAAATGGGGAGAAAATGAGATAAAAACATGCAGAAAATGACAGTTTCAGCATAAGCATTCTGTAGAATAGACATGAAAAGTTATTAGTGTTGACCATCCAAGGGGAACTTTAATATTAAGGAACGTTCCAACCTTCACAAATAATGTCATAAGAATTGGTGCAGGAACAAACATGATTTACCAGCACAAAAGAAAGCAGCTACGATAAGTcgactccttttttttttgttgcatttTCTATACTACTGCGAAACACTGGATGCTGCATTACTAATGGCAAACAAGTATTAATGCTGAAAGAGTTTGAAAATGAGCGCAAAACAGAATTCCAGCAGTTGCTATGTTTTTATCTTCCTTCCTTTTAATTTTAACTTAAAGCTTGACTgtgatgtactccctccattccaaattataagacgttttggtttttctagatacatagtttttgctatgcacttagatatacacaatgtctagatacatagtaaaagcaatgtatttagaaaagccaaaacgtcttataatttggaacagagggagtatatcATAAGTTTGTAGATAGCTGGGGTAAAGAAATTGGCATGTAAATGGAAATAGCTAATTTAGCATAGGCTTACTCAGAATATGCTGTCTCCCGTCCCTAGCTTGAAAGAGTGCTTGCTCCATCACAGGTAGAGTTATCCCGACTACCTGCCACAATGCAAGAACCAGACAGATTAACCATTGTAGCAAAGCCTCCTAATAGCAAAACTACATGACAAATACTTCCATCTATATAGTCATTACAACCTTAATGTCCATCTGAAATGCAGATATGCCACTTTCATTACCAGCAATCTGCAACAAGAGCTTACATATAAGAAAACTGAGCTTTCAGCAGAACAACATATACTAACCTTGCTAATGCAGTTCCAAGTACCAAATGCAGAATGAAATACAAGTCACACCTTCAAATCCATGTCACCAGAGGCATCTTCAGCTCCAGTAATATCAGAAAGTATAAGTGGGCtaccatctccaccaaattCCTGTGTATCAAGGACCAGGCCCATTGCAATTCCAGCAACAGGAAACTTTATAGGAACCCCAGCATCTTGAAGTGCTAAACAACCTCCACAAACAGAAGCCATGCTGGTGATATCACATAAGAAGTATTAGCAATTGAGGAGTAATCAAACGCTTAATTCTCTACTGTAGTCTGTACAAACCCAAAGAAATGGTCAACTGCTAACTGTATCAGAAATATTGAATATAAGTTCAGGTACTGCTGGACTAAGAACTTTATTTTGGGTCACCAAACGCAAGATTTGCACCTCACCAACTAGCAAATGTCTAAACTAAACTCCCCAGGAGGCAACAAACATAAAATAAAAGGTTGTGTCAACTCATAAATAGTTCTGCAAATTGAAAGAACCGTTAAAAGAAAGACAAACAAACTTATACAAGCtagcaaacaaaaaaaaatgttaaGCACAAGAATAGTATTACCTGGACGAACCATTACTTTCAGTGATAGTACTCTCGACACGAATAGTGTACGGAAAATCCTCTTCTGGAGGTAAAATTGGCTCCAGTGCCCTTTCTGCAAGCATCCCATGCCCAATCTCTCTCCGGCTAGGTGCTCCAATTCGACCAACTTCGCCAACACATGATGGAGGAAATGAGTACTGCAGAATGTCACAGAAATTAGTTAACAATGCAGAGTAATCTTGCAGCTAACTGTGTTGATAACAAAACTCCAAGCAAAAATGGAAAACTATTTTGGACCATTTCACAGGTTAGCAATGAAATTAGTAAGCATACAGCCTTCAAAAAGAACATCACAAAGTGATCCTCAGAGGACAGAGCAGAGCTTGGGTAGATACTCATGTACACCCTGATCAACAATAAAATCTCAATGACACAAGTAAAATACAAAACATAACATCCACACACACACGACATTTAAATATAAGATGGCATCTTGGCAAACTCATGTTTACTTGCAATCTACAATGAATTAGCTCAGATTCAATGCCATAAGTGAAAATCATCACAGCAATAAAGCAGGACATAATCCTGTCAACTGTACATACCACATGTCTCCCTTTACATAACAAATCTTTAAAAGGGGGCAATACGTGCTACCCATTCTATTTTCACATAGTTTGTTCAGAAATATGGATCTGAAGACcctccacccccccccccccccccacacacacacaaaatgaTAAGATTTCCCAATGAACAGAACCGTCTAAATAAGCATGATGCACAGGAAACATAGTAAGTAGGAAATTAGGAATTGACCAAGCAGGGTGATGTATCATTCAATCAGCAAAGGTGTTTCGCTTACCTGAAGATAGAAGCTTTTTGAATCCTCTGTATCAACAAGGTTGTCAATTCGTTGTGCCATCTGATAGCCACCTAAAGTGACCACAGCCAGTGACTGTATGGTCGGACAAAAGAA encodes:
- the LOC8081171 gene encoding probable transcriptional regulator SLK2, giving the protein MTDVNSSFIGGAQLQPSRSMNTDSFMRVPASPISFSSNNISGSSVIDGSVVQQSPPQDQVQKRRSSSVTSHPMIEASGALHAPKKSRIDVRQDELQQQLIQQLLHGQSSLHLQGQQNPQLEALIQQHKLAQLQQRQQQLLQPFAQIQPSQIGISRQLQLRPPLAQPGIAGPIRTPVDTGLCSRRLMQYLYHKRYRPENNPITYWRKLVEEYFAPRARERWCVSSYDKRANASVSTPQSAQVTWRCDICNTHGGKGYEATYEVLPRLCQIRFDHGVIDEYLFLDMPNEFRLPNGLMLLEHTKVVQKCVYEHQHVTHEGHLRIIFTPELKIMSWEFCSRRHEEYITRRVLAPQVNNLLQVAQKYQAAASESGPAGVSNNDAQAICNMFVTASRQLVKNLEQHTLNEHGLSKRYVRCLQISEVVNHMKDLIEFTNKNNLGPIEGLKNYPKPNVPKLPGQNLHEAKQITAAAGLPNDQNNTKVMGVKQEISAHVDNGTSVAGAIGNSTPQNAATLNSYQSLLRSSSANQSLLQQEASSVFKGPAAMHNGIQLEASRSFRGPNQVQLAQFQHSGSFQHPMPQHNNLQILGVQNNHQGLGASPQYQQHVLNQLLQEVKNTNGRTLPQQPPPDTPNANSGITSGGANTNSAATGEQAQRINSSAEKGAATVGTGPSNVINNSTASIVPSRSNSFKSVSSNPAAAAAASAAGGNAATSKAEPFHEFDDFEQLLTNELVGNEFLWDN